A section of the Macadamia integrifolia cultivar HAES 741 chromosome 9, SCU_Mint_v3, whole genome shotgun sequence genome encodes:
- the LOC122090061 gene encoding non-specific lipid-transfer protein 1-like — protein MKSLSGGASAMAAALMLLLLLVPTSEAVIACSDVVKDLTPCLNYIVSGSGKPSVSCCSGASKLAAAASTTADKRAACNCIQSTAKQININAAAAKALPGSCGISLPFTVSPNTDCSKIG, from the exons ATGAAATCACTTAGTGGAGGAGCCTCAGCCATGGCTGCTGCTCTAATGCTGCTTCTCCTGCTTGTCCCAACTTCAGAGGCTGTAATTGCATGCAGTGATGTTGTAAAGGACTTGACACCTTGTCTCAATTATATTGTAAGTGGCAGTGGGAAGCCATCTGTCAGCTGTTGCAGTGGAGCCTCCAAGCTTGCAGCTGCGGCATCAACTACTGCTGACAAAAGGGCTGCTTGTAACTGCATCCAGTCCACAGCCAAGCAAATAAACATAAATGCAGCAGCAGCCAAGGCTCTCCCAGGAAGCTGTGGAATCAGCCTTCCTTTCACTGTGTCTCCTAACACAGATTGTAGCAA GATTGGTTAA
- the LOC122088953 gene encoding uncharacterized protein LOC122088953 encodes MELLQVIPNEVNREDSSILEAIPAREEIKKVVWGLDPDSSPGPDGFPGAFFKQCWEIVGDDFCGAVIAFFHCGKLPNGVNNSFVTLIPKVEGAVSLDKFRPICMANFFCKVLSKIMAERLSCLLPRLVSDEGGGMGIKIDVQKAYDTLSWDFLFAVLKRFGFSDVWGLNGLLKEGKLKALPGPRGATVPSHLLFADDIFIFMNAGAKHVRCLREFLLKYREFSGKKFSLEKSKGWQGKLLSMAGCAELIRSMISGMPIHNFSIYWWPESVIKTVERWIRNFPWSGDIYTVKKIAVKWEEVCRPKEEGGLGIRRLRDVNCAVLSKLVWQMKHEGSAFSSFLRARFVNEGGDLKKGYKASSVFKGIAKMLNFESLSERWMGIYPCRGVRKTDAAGLYPP; translated from the exons ATGGAGCTGTTGCAAGTGATTCCTAATGAGGTGAATAGGGAGGACTCTTCCATATTAGAAGCTATCCCTGCCAGAgaagagattaagaaggtggtaTGGGGGTTGGatccagatagctctcctggcCCTGATGGGTTTCCAGGAGCTTTCTTCAAACAGTGTTGGGAGATAGTAGGTGACGATTTTTGTGGGGCTGTGATTGCTTTCTTCCACTGTGGGAAGCTTCCGAATGGAGTAAATAACAGTTTTGTGACGctaattccaaaggtggagggagcgGTCTCTCTGGATAAATTTCGCCCCATTTGTATGGCAAACTTTTTCTGCAAAGTCCTATCAAAGATCATGGCTGAGAGGTTATCTTGCCTTCTCCCTCGATTGGTGTCAGATGA AGGGGGTGGCATGGGTATTAAGATTGATGTGCAGAAGGCCTATGACACATTgtcatgggattttctttttgcgGTCTTGAAACGATTCGGCTTCTCGGATGTGTG GGGTCTAAATGGTCTATTAAAAGAGGGAAAATTGAAGGCGCTCCCTGGTCCTAGAGGTGCCACTGTTCCCAGTCATCTGCTCTTCGCGGATGAcatttttatcttcatgaacGCCGGAGCGAAACATGTTCGATGTTTGAGAGAGTTCCTGCTTAAATACCGAGAATTTTCTGGCAAAAAATTCAGCTTGGAGAAGagcaag GGATGGCAAGGCAAACTCCTTTCAATGGCAGGTTGTGCAGAGCTCATTCGGTCTATGATCTCAGGTATGCCTattcataatttttccatttattggtggcctgaatcGGTAATTAAAACGGTGGAGCGTTGGATTAGGAATTTCCCATGGTCAGGGGATATTTATACAGTGAAGAAAATCGCTGTGAAATGGGAAGAGGTGTGCCgacctaaggaggaagggggtttagGTATCAGGCGATTGAGGGATGTCAACTGTGCGGTGCTCAGCAAACTAGTGTGGCAAATGAAGCATGAAGGATCTGCTTTTAGTTCCTTCTTGCGGGCTAGGTTTGTGAATGAAGGTGGAGACCTCAAGAAGGGTTATAAAGCATCTTCGGTGTTTAAAGGAATTGCGAAGATGTTGAACTTTGAATCTCTATCTGAGCGTTGGATG GGAATATATCCTTGCCGCGGGGTTAGAAAGACCGATGCTGCTGGTCTCTATCCTCCTTAG